The following proteins are co-located in the Candidatus Accumulibacter cognatus genome:
- a CDS encoding acyl carrier protein, whose translation MSTEELKQAIKNYIIQEFLPGENPENVTDNLPLISSGILDSIATLKLVLFIEERFGITLEAHETDKENMDTLAQMVATIEAKQ comes from the coding sequence ATGAGTACAGAAGAACTGAAACAGGCAATAAAGAATTACATCATCCAGGAGTTCCTGCCGGGCGAAAACCCCGAGAACGTGACCGATAACCTTCCGCTGATTAGCAGCGGGATTCTTGACTCGATTGCGACGCTCAAGCTTGTGCTCTTCATCGAGGAACGCTTCGGGATTACGCTCGAGGCGCACGAAACCGATAAGGAGAACATGGATACCCTTGCCCAGATGGTAGCCACCATCGAGGCCAAACAATAG
- a CDS encoding acyl-CoA dehydrogenase family protein, with protein MDFSFSEEQRLLRDNIVRFAKGTLNQKVIERDHNHEFSRDLWRKCGEIGIQGLPVPEQYGGSNVDPLTCAIALEALGSACHDGGLVFSLSAHLLACVVPIWRHGTDAQKQRYLPGLCDGTWIGSHAITEPGSGSDTFSMRTRAEKVDGGWKINGTKTFISNGPVADVAIIFAVTDPGKGFHGGVSSFLVDAGQQGLTTGKPFAKMGLRTSPIGELVFQDMFVPDDAVLGKVGAGSAVFGTAMDWERALLVAGHVGVMERLLETAVGYARSRNQFNQSIGKFQAVSHKIADMKVQLEAARLLAYRAAWKLGNSRSASLDASIGKLFVSESLLQSALDCVQLHGGYGFMVEYEVERVLRDAVAGTIYSGTSEMQRNIISRWLGL; from the coding sequence ATGGATTTTTCTTTCTCGGAAGAGCAGCGATTGCTGCGAGACAACATCGTCAGATTCGCCAAGGGTACGCTGAACCAGAAAGTGATCGAGCGCGATCACAACCATGAGTTCTCCCGGGATCTATGGCGCAAATGCGGAGAGATCGGCATCCAGGGTTTGCCTGTTCCTGAACAGTACGGCGGTTCCAATGTCGATCCGCTGACTTGTGCGATCGCCCTGGAAGCACTTGGCTCTGCCTGCCACGATGGCGGCCTGGTGTTCTCTCTGTCGGCGCATCTGCTGGCTTGCGTCGTGCCGATCTGGCGGCACGGGACCGACGCCCAGAAGCAACGTTATCTGCCGGGATTGTGCGACGGAACTTGGATCGGATCGCATGCGATCACCGAGCCAGGCTCGGGTTCGGACACGTTTTCGATGCGCACCCGCGCCGAAAAGGTGGACGGGGGCTGGAAGATCAACGGAACCAAGACCTTCATCTCAAATGGCCCGGTCGCAGACGTAGCAATCATCTTCGCGGTGACCGATCCTGGCAAGGGTTTCCACGGCGGGGTCAGCAGCTTCCTGGTGGATGCTGGGCAACAGGGCCTGACGACCGGCAAGCCGTTCGCAAAGATGGGTTTGCGCACATCGCCGATCGGTGAATTGGTCTTTCAGGACATGTTCGTTCCCGACGACGCAGTGCTCGGAAAAGTAGGGGCCGGATCCGCCGTTTTCGGTACGGCCATGGATTGGGAACGTGCTCTGCTCGTCGCCGGACATGTCGGAGTGATGGAACGGCTGCTGGAAACGGCGGTCGGCTATGCGAGATCGCGCAACCAGTTCAATCAGAGCATCGGCAAGTTCCAGGCGGTCTCGCACAAGATCGCCGACATGAAGGTCCAGCTCGAAGCGGCGCGCCTGCTCGCCTATCGAGCTGCCTGGAAACTCGGCAACTCGCGTAGCGCGTCCCTCGACGCGTCTATCGGTAAGCTGTTCGTGAGCGAGTCGCTACTGCAATCCGCGCTCGACTGCGTGCAGTTGCATGGAGGCTACGGCTTCATGGTCGAGTACGAAGTCGAGCGAGTCTTGCGTGACGCCGTCGCGGGAACGATCTACTCGGGAACTTCAGAGATGCAGCGAAACATCATCTCGCGCTGGCTGGGATTGTAG
- a CDS encoding IS1182 family transposase has product MSHFIVTDRKTDYLLPPSLDDWLNEDHLARFIVEVIDSLDLSKLTRQYAGRGSKAYHPATLLAILVYGYATGIFSSRRLEQATYDSVAFRYIAAGSHPDHDSLATFRRRFLEELSDLFVQVLEMAREMKLLKLGNVCLDGTKIQANASRHRALSHGHIEKLEAQLKAEVQELFALAEQADQAEVPDGVSLPEEIKRREDRLVAMAAAKAKIAARAEERYQREKAQYDEKMARRKAKEEETGRKWGGRVPKAPEPGVRDSDQINLTDEESRIMPVAGGGFEQAYNAQAAVDPATLLVVAVGVTQAPNDKEQVEPMLATLQAQADGLGSVHGMIADTGFYSEKNIKACEAAGIVPLIAVARDEHHPDWRERHSEPAALPEHATPVQAMSHRLKTRAGRALYALRKQTVEPVFGIIKSVMGFRQFSLRGWQKVTGEWTLVCLAWNLKRMAKLRPQ; this is encoded by the coding sequence ATGTCCCATTTCATCGTCACCGATCGCAAGACCGACTACCTGCTGCCGCCGTCACTCGACGATTGGTTGAACGAGGATCATTTGGCGCGATTCATTGTGGAGGTGATCGACTCGCTTGATTTGTCGAAGCTGACGCGGCAGTACGCTGGACGGGGATCGAAGGCGTACCATCCGGCGACGCTGCTGGCCATTCTGGTCTATGGCTACGCGACGGGTATTTTCTCCAGCCGCAGGCTGGAGCAGGCGACCTACGATTCGGTCGCCTTTCGCTACATTGCCGCCGGCAGCCATCCCGATCACGACAGCCTGGCGACGTTCCGCCGGCGTTTTCTGGAGGAACTGAGCGACTTGTTCGTGCAGGTTCTGGAGATGGCCCGGGAGATGAAGCTGCTGAAACTGGGCAATGTCTGTCTTGACGGCACGAAGATTCAGGCCAACGCCTCCCGCCACCGTGCGCTTTCGCACGGCCACATCGAAAAGCTGGAAGCGCAACTCAAGGCGGAGGTGCAGGAACTGTTCGCGCTGGCCGAACAGGCGGATCAGGCGGAGGTTCCGGACGGCGTCAGCCTGCCGGAAGAAATCAAGCGCCGCGAAGATCGGCTGGTGGCGATGGCGGCGGCCAAGGCGAAGATTGCGGCGCGGGCCGAGGAGCGCTATCAGCGAGAGAAGGCGCAGTACGACGAGAAGATGGCGCGGCGCAAGGCGAAAGAAGAAGAGACCGGCAGGAAGTGGGGGGGCAGAGTGCCCAAAGCCCCCGAGCCCGGCGTACGGGACAGTGACCAGATCAATCTGACCGACGAAGAATCGCGCATCATGCCGGTGGCCGGTGGCGGCTTCGAGCAGGCGTACAACGCCCAGGCGGCGGTTGATCCCGCGACCCTGCTGGTGGTGGCGGTCGGCGTGACGCAAGCCCCCAACGACAAGGAGCAGGTCGAGCCGATGCTGGCGACGCTCCAGGCGCAGGCCGATGGGCTGGGTTCCGTGCACGGGATGATCGCCGACACGGGCTTCTACAGCGAGAAGAACATCAAGGCGTGCGAGGCGGCCGGCATCGTCCCCTTGATCGCGGTGGCGCGCGACGAGCACCATCCTGACTGGCGGGAGCGGCATAGCGAACCGGCCGCGCTACCGGAGCATGCGACACCCGTGCAGGCCATGTCGCATCGTTTGAAGACCAGAGCGGGGCGAGCGCTCTATGCGTTGCGCAAGCAGACCGTCGAGCCGGTCTTCGGCATCATCAAGTCGGTCATGGGCTTTCGCCAGTTTTCCTTGCGGGGTTGGCAGAAGGTCACCGGGGAATGGACGCTGGTCTGCCTGGCGTGGAATTTGAAGCGCATGGCCAAGTTGCGCCCGCAGTAG
- a CDS encoding tyrosine--tRNA ligase — protein sequence MRVIEEELEQIKRGAEELLIEAELLERLKTGRPLRIKAGFDPTAPDLHLGHTVLINKLRHCQDLGHHVLFLIGDFTGMIGDPTGKNATRPPLSREQIVENARTYQEQVFKILDPGRTEICFNSIWFDPLGASGLIRLAALHTVARMLERDDFAKRYRNGQPIAIHELLYPLCQGYDSVAMKADVELGGTDQKFNLLVGRELQKHYGQAPQCILTMPLLEGLDGIHKMSKSLGNYVGINEPPDEMFGKLMSISDELMWRYFELLSFRSIENISGLQDEVLEGRNPREVKVLLAQEIVDRFHGAAAAVRAQADFDARFRQGAIPDDIPEANLLASDRFLSIAQVLKQAGLTSSTSEALRMIQQGGVRIDGTRIDDKHLMLPAKSSFVVQVGKRKFARVSIA from the coding sequence ATGCGCGTCATTGAAGAAGAACTCGAGCAGATCAAGCGCGGGGCAGAAGAACTGCTGATTGAAGCCGAACTTCTTGAAAGGCTGAAAACCGGCCGACCGCTCCGGATCAAGGCGGGTTTTGATCCGACAGCGCCGGATCTGCATCTCGGGCATACCGTACTGATCAACAAGCTCAGGCACTGTCAGGACCTTGGTCATCATGTGCTGTTCCTGATTGGCGACTTTACCGGGATGATCGGTGATCCCACCGGCAAGAACGCGACTCGGCCGCCTCTGTCGCGAGAGCAGATCGTCGAAAACGCCAGGACTTACCAGGAGCAGGTATTCAAGATTCTCGATCCCGGCCGGACCGAGATCTGCTTCAATTCCATCTGGTTCGATCCGCTGGGTGCGTCGGGTCTGATTCGCTTGGCGGCTTTGCATACCGTCGCACGGATGCTCGAGCGCGATGATTTCGCCAAGCGCTACCGAAACGGACAGCCGATCGCCATTCACGAGTTGCTGTATCCGCTGTGCCAGGGATATGACTCGGTGGCGATGAAAGCGGACGTGGAACTCGGCGGCACCGACCAGAAATTCAACCTCCTGGTCGGACGAGAGTTGCAGAAGCACTACGGGCAGGCACCGCAGTGCATCCTGACCATGCCGCTGCTCGAAGGACTGGATGGCATCCACAAGATGTCGAAGTCTCTCGGCAACTACGTGGGAATCAACGAGCCGCCTGATGAGATGTTCGGGAAGCTGATGTCAATCTCCGATGAGCTGATGTGGCGCTACTTCGAGCTGCTTTCATTTCGCAGCATCGAGAACATCTCCGGTTTGCAGGACGAGGTCCTGGAAGGACGCAATCCACGTGAAGTCAAGGTTCTGTTGGCCCAGGAAATTGTTGATCGCTTTCATGGCGCCGCGGCCGCCGTGCGGGCGCAGGCCGATTTTGATGCACGTTTCCGTCAGGGCGCCATCCCTGACGATATTCCGGAAGCCAACCTGCTGGCCAGCGACCGGTTCTTGAGCATTGCGCAGGTTCTCAAGCAGGCGGGATTAACGTCTAGCACCTCAGAGGCCTTGCGCATGATCCAGCAGGGTGGAGTCAGGATCGACGGTACCCGGATCGACGACAAGCACCTCATGCTCCCTGCCAAGAGTTCTTTTGTCGTGCAGGTTGGCAAGCGCAAGTTCGCGCGTGTCAGCATTGCCTGA
- the rsmD gene encoding 16S rRNA (guanine(966)-N(2))-methyltransferase RsmD produces MNSLRIIGGKWRRRMLRFPDSPGLRPTPDRVRETLFNWLGQDLTGLSCLDLFTGSGALGFEAVSRGATSVVMVDHSPKVLAAMARNAEILGMGQGLKIVRSDAMTFLSSVNLRFDVLFLDPPFHDGWIDRLAPLVPGVMAADGMIYAEAESFLGGIGDWRTERHGRAGQVFYHLMRRGETDGIK; encoded by the coding sequence CTGAATTCGCTGCGTATCATTGGCGGTAAGTGGCGGCGAAGAATGCTTCGTTTTCCTGATTCGCCGGGTTTACGGCCGACACCGGATCGTGTGCGCGAGACACTGTTCAACTGGCTCGGTCAGGATCTGACCGGCCTTTCCTGTCTCGATCTGTTTACCGGTAGCGGTGCCCTGGGCTTCGAAGCTGTCTCGCGCGGCGCCACCAGCGTGGTGATGGTCGACCATTCGCCAAAGGTACTGGCGGCAATGGCGCGTAATGCAGAAATCCTGGGTATGGGCCAGGGTTTGAAGATCGTCCGTTCGGATGCGATGACATTTCTCTCTTCCGTCAACTTGCGTTTCGACGTATTGTTTCTGGATCCGCCGTTTCACGACGGTTGGATCGACCGTCTGGCACCGCTTGTGCCGGGCGTGATGGCGGCTGACGGCATGATCTATGCCGAGGCAGAGAGCTTCCTGGGGGGTATCGGGGATTGGCGCACGGAGCGTCATGGTCGAGCCGGCCAGGTGTTCTATCACTTAATGCGGCGAGGCGAAACGGATGGCATTAAATAA
- a CDS encoding insulinase family protein, whose amino-acid sequence MNPCKLLICVCLVVAIPLVHAGPKIERWQTTSGTGILFVENHSLPILDVQVDFAAGTAHEFEGKAGVASLTRALVDLGVAGMDEMQIASRMADLGARLSGGVEMDRATIALRTLSMTDKRGPALDMLRAILSTPQFPAAVFDREQARSIATLKEALTRPETIASRAFWAAMYGAHPYGRHATPESVAALVRADVVAFHAANYTAQRARVTIVGDLSRDEAESVAETLTAALPSGPVPTEIAVPALPAAVERRIDHPAVQAHLLVGLPALKRGDPDFFPLAVGNYSLGGGGFVSRLMKEVRDKRGLAYSAHSYFMPLQQLGPFQMGLQTKKTQADDALKVAREVLAGFLEHGPTETELQAAKQNLIGSFPLRLDSNRKLLENVAMIGFYGLPIDYLDRYPENIEKVTTADIKAAFARHLRPEHWVTVVVAGE is encoded by the coding sequence ATGAATCCCTGCAAGCTGCTGATCTGTGTGTGCCTGGTGGTTGCCATTCCGCTGGTGCACGCCGGTCCGAAGATCGAGCGTTGGCAGACGACGTCGGGCACCGGCATTTTATTTGTCGAAAACCATAGCTTGCCGATTCTCGACGTCCAGGTCGACTTTGCTGCCGGTACGGCGCATGAATTCGAGGGTAAGGCGGGCGTGGCTTCGCTGACCCGTGCCCTGGTTGACCTGGGGGTCGCGGGGATGGACGAGATGCAGATTGCCAGCAGGATGGCCGACCTTGGCGCCAGGTTGTCGGGTGGGGTGGAGATGGACCGTGCAACGATTGCCCTGCGAACGCTGTCGATGACCGACAAGCGCGGCCCGGCTCTCGACATGCTGCGCGCGATTCTGAGCACGCCGCAGTTCCCAGCGGCAGTCTTCGATCGCGAGCAGGCACGTTCGATCGCCACACTCAAGGAAGCGTTGACGCGTCCCGAAACGATTGCCAGCAGAGCCTTCTGGGCGGCGATGTATGGCGCGCATCCCTATGGACGGCATGCGACACCGGAATCGGTGGCTGCGCTGGTTCGTGCGGATGTCGTTGCTTTTCATGCCGCAAATTACACGGCGCAGCGAGCCCGTGTGACGATCGTCGGTGACCTGTCACGCGACGAAGCTGAGTCGGTGGCTGAGACACTGACCGCTGCTTTGCCGTCCGGACCGGTTCCTACAGAGATCGCGGTTCCGGCATTGCCGGCAGCTGTCGAGCGGCGGATTGACCATCCGGCAGTGCAGGCGCATCTGTTGGTCGGCCTGCCGGCACTCAAGCGTGGCGACCCGGATTTTTTTCCTCTGGCCGTCGGCAACTATTCACTTGGCGGTGGTGGCTTTGTCTCACGCTTGATGAAGGAGGTTCGCGATAAACGCGGCCTTGCCTACAGCGCGCACAGCTATTTCATGCCGTTGCAACAGTTGGGGCCGTTCCAGATGGGCCTGCAGACCAAGAAGACGCAGGCTGACGACGCGCTGAAGGTGGCCCGTGAGGTGCTTGCCGGCTTCCTCGAGCACGGGCCGACTGAAACGGAGTTGCAGGCCGCAAAGCAGAATCTGATTGGCAGCTTCCCGTTGCGCCTCGACAGCAATCGAAAGCTCCTGGAGAATGTGGCGATGATCGGCTTTTATGGCCTACCGATCGATTATCTCGATCGCTACCCGGAAAATATCGAAAAGGTCACGACTGCCGACATCAAGGCGGCGTTTGCACGGCATCTGCGACCGGAGCATTGGGTAACCGTGGTGGTGGCCGGGGAATGA
- a CDS encoding YfhL family 4Fe-4S dicluster ferredoxin: MALIITDECINCDVCEPECPNEAISQGVEIYEIDPGKCTECVGHYDTPQCVEVCPVDCIPKDPAHQESEDQLWVKYEKLTGRPCRG, translated from the coding sequence ATGGCCCTTATTATTACCGACGAATGCATCAACTGCGACGTGTGCGAGCCGGAGTGCCCGAACGAAGCGATTTCCCAGGGGGTGGAGATTTACGAAATCGATCCGGGCAAGTGTACGGAATGCGTCGGACATTACGATACCCCCCAGTGTGTCGAGGTTTGTCCGGTTGATTGCATTCCAAAAGATCCTGCACATCAGGAGAGCGAAGATCAACTCTGGGTCAAGTATGAGAAGCTGACCGGTCGTCCGTGCCGCGGTTGA
- a CDS encoding LapA family protein — translation MKLRTIILLLTLGTIAAFSLLNWNAFITPTTLSLGLTEVQAPLGVIMLGVVAFLTAFFLVFVVYMQASAIFDSRRHAQELQVNRELADKAEASRFTELHNFLETELQKLGANRDARSSLATDHQVILDRLDRLEKELFLAVEQSGNSLAASIGELEDRLERSALLPRQPGH, via the coding sequence ATGAAGCTTCGGACCATTATTCTGCTGCTTACCCTCGGTACCATCGCAGCATTTTCTCTACTCAACTGGAATGCCTTCATCACCCCGACAACACTTTCCCTGGGACTTACCGAAGTGCAGGCCCCACTCGGAGTGATCATGCTCGGCGTGGTGGCATTTCTCACCGCTTTCTTCCTCGTGTTCGTTGTTTACATGCAAGCCTCGGCGATATTCGATTCCCGGCGTCACGCCCAGGAACTGCAGGTCAACCGCGAACTGGCCGACAAAGCCGAGGCCTCACGCTTCACCGAACTGCACAACTTTCTTGAGACCGAATTGCAGAAACTGGGGGCCAACCGCGATGCCAGATCGTCATTGGCAACAGATCATCAGGTCATTCTGGACAGACTAGATCGGCTGGAAAAGGAACTGTTTCTCGCCGTCGAGCAGTCAGGAAACAGTCTTGCCGCAAGTATCGGCGAACTAGAGGACCGTCTCGAAAGAAGCGCGCTACTACCCCGTCAGCCGGGTCATTGA
- the coaD gene encoding pantetheine-phosphate adenylyltransferase, with product MALNKRVAIYAGTFDPMTRGHEDLVRRAACLFDRVIVAIAQNQPKRPFFSLAERVEMAREILACYQNAEVCGFDGLLMDFLHAKGAKVIIRGLRAVSDFDYEFQMAGMNRNLFPEVETVFLTPGEQYLFISATMVREIAVLGGDVSKFVQPAISDRLAKRVREISTI from the coding sequence ATGGCATTAAATAAGCGGGTGGCAATCTATGCTGGGACCTTCGATCCGATGACCCGAGGTCACGAGGATCTCGTTCGGCGCGCGGCCTGTCTCTTTGATCGGGTGATCGTGGCGATCGCTCAGAACCAGCCCAAAAGGCCGTTTTTTTCGCTGGCCGAACGGGTCGAAATGGCGCGGGAAATTCTCGCATGCTATCAGAATGCCGAAGTCTGCGGCTTCGATGGCCTGCTGATGGACTTTCTGCATGCCAAGGGAGCGAAGGTGATCATTCGCGGGCTGCGCGCGGTGTCGGACTTTGACTATGAGTTTCAGATGGCGGGAATGAACAGAAACCTCTTTCCCGAAGTCGAAACGGTTTTCCTGACTCCCGGTGAGCAGTACCTGTTCATCTCGGCGACGATGGTTCGCGAAATCGCCGTTCTTGGTGGCGATGTCAGCAAATTTGTCCAGCCCGCGATCAGTGATCGGCTGGCCAAGCGAGTACGAGAAATTTCAACAATCTGA
- a CDS encoding transposase → MAACHEVNQAGGSLPVERVALLRNRYTEILSEGEVLNPQAEKSGKRGRTRQSKATHLLWRLRTYADDVWRFASDPHVPFSNHLAEQEVRMPKVKQKISGGFRTRNGADAFCTIRSYLATLHKQGSNLFHALTLTFQGQPPQPPFGLTYTALGLGY, encoded by the coding sequence GTGGCCGCCTGCCATGAGGTTAACCAGGCGGGCGGTTCGCTACCCGTCGAACGCGTTGCGCTGTTGCGTAACCGATATACCGAAATTCTCAGCGAAGGCGAGGTCCTCAATCCGCAGGCGGAAAAATCGGGGAAGCGCGGACGAACACGACAGAGCAAGGCGACCCACCTCCTCTGGCGCTTACGCACCTATGCCGATGATGTCTGGCGCTTCGCTTCTGATCCCCACGTCCCGTTCTCCAACCACCTCGCCGAGCAAGAGGTTCGCATGCCAAAGGTCAAACAGAAGATATCCGGCGGCTTCCGCACCAGGAATGGCGCCGATGCCTTTTGCACGATCCGTTCCTACCTTGCCACCCTGCACAAGCAAGGGAGCAATCTCTTTCACGCCCTCACGCTGACTTTCCAAGGCCAGCCTCCTCAGCCTCCGTTTGGCTTGACCTACACAGCCCTTGGCTTGGGCTACTGA
- the tnpB gene encoding IS66 family insertion sequence element accessory protein TnpB yields MLALNAHLRVWVAAEPADFRCSIDGLARRVRQKLAQDPFSGGVFVFCNRRSTAVKLLVYDGQGFWFCQKRLSQGHYRFWPQEAPGKLLAAHALAVLLSGGDYAAAGGIPE; encoded by the coding sequence ATGCTCGCGCTGAACGCGCACCTGCGTGTCTGGGTGGCTGCCGAGCCCGCGGATTTTCGTTGCAGCATCGACGGTCTCGCCCGACGTGTGCGGCAGAAACTGGCCCAAGACCCGTTCAGCGGCGGCGTGTTCGTTTTCTGCAACCGCCGGAGCACGGCGGTGAAACTCCTGGTCTATGATGGGCAAGGCTTCTGGTTCTGTCAAAAGCGGCTGTCGCAGGGGCACTACCGCTTCTGGCCGCAGGAGGCACCGGGGAAGCTCCTCGCTGCGCACGCACTGGCGGTCCTGCTCTCGGGAGGCGACTACGCCGCGGCCGGCGGCATCCCGGAATAG
- a CDS encoding IS3 family transposase (programmed frameshift) translates to MTRRTRRNHTPAFKAQVALAALKSDKTLAEWAQQYDIHPNQITDWKRQLTERAVQVFGDAGSPASSDPDLTKLHAKIGQLTLENGFFRTCAHQGGLAERKTMIDRKHKLPVSHQCALLGLARSSAYYTPREVSPEDLALMRRIDAWHLEHPFAGARMLRDLLRPEGFQAGRRHIGTLMARMGIEALYRKPHTSRRQRGDEIHPYLLRDLVVDRPNQVWAADITYIPMRRGFLYLFAVIDGYSRRVLAWRLSNTLTTDFCREAVREALHRYGCPEIFNTDQGGQFTSDEFTGLIKAHGIRISRDGKGSWRENKRSAVSRADRREGEARHNVFVERLWKTVKYEEGYLKADDRVADAKANLATYLRFYNERRPHRSLDGQTPDATYFAALAAATRPVA, encoded by the exons ATGACGAGAAGGACGAGGCGGAACCACACACCGGCATTCAAGGCGCAAGTGGCCCTGGCGGCGCTGAAGAGCGACAAGACGCTAGCGGAGTGGGCACAACAGTATGACATTCACCCGAACCAGATCACGGACTGGAAGCGGCAACTGACAGAGCGTGCGGTTCAGGTATTTGGAGACGCCGGAAGCCCCGCAAGCAGCGATCCGGACCTGACGAAACTGCACGCCAAGATCGGACAGCTGACGCTGGAGAACG GATTTTTTAGAACATGCGCTCACCAAGGCGGGCTTGCTGAGCGCAAAACGATGATTGACCGCAAGCACAAGCTCCCCGTCTCGCATCAGTGCGCCCTCCTCGGGTTGGCGCGTTCGAGCGCGTACTACACGCCACGCGAAGTCTCGCCGGAGGATCTGGCGCTGATGCGTCGGATTGACGCGTGGCATCTCGAGCACCCGTTCGCCGGCGCCCGCATGTTGCGCGATCTGCTGCGCCCCGAGGGGTTCCAGGCCGGCCGCAGGCACATCGGTACTCTGATGGCGCGCATGGGGATCGAGGCCCTTTATCGAAAGCCCCACACCTCCCGTCGGCAGCGGGGGGATGAAATCCATCCGTATCTGCTGCGCGACCTCGTGGTTGATCGGCCCAATCAGGTATGGGCGGCGGACATCACGTACATTCCGATGCGCCGGGGCTTCCTCTACCTGTTCGCCGTGATCGACGGGTACTCGCGGCGGGTGCTCGCCTGGCGGCTCTCCAACACCCTGACGACCGACTTCTGTCGGGAAGCGGTGCGCGAAGCCCTCCACCGGTATGGTTGCCCGGAGATCTTCAACACCGATCAGGGTGGCCAGTTCACCAGCGACGAGTTCACCGGTCTGATCAAGGCGCACGGTATTCGGATCAGCAGGGACGGCAAGGGGTCCTGGCGGGAAAACAAGCGAAGCGCAGTTTCGCGAGCCGATAGGCGAGAGGGCGAAGCCCGTCACAACGTCTTTGTCGAGCGACTGTGGAAGACGGTCAAGTACGAGGAGGGGTATCTCAAGGCCGATGACCGCGTTGCCGATGCGAAAGCTAACCTGGCCACGTATCTGCGCTTCTACAACGAGCGACGCCCCCATCGCTCCCTGGATGGCCAGACGCCGGACGCCACCTACTTCGCGGCACTCGCGGCTGCCACGCGACCGGTGGCGTAG
- a CDS encoding transposase: MAEQADQADVLDGVASACPKKSSSGEKNIHACEAAGIDPVISVACDENPPAWREWHREPAECDNPADPIASLENPSGTSALRLLRKQTVEPVFGTIESVMGYCPFSLRGLKQVTDEWTLVCLEWNLKRMAKLCPQ; this comes from the coding sequence TTGGCGGAACAGGCCGATCAGGCCGACGTTTTAGACGGCGTGGCGTCAGCCTGCCCGAAGAAATCAAGCAGCGGCGAGAAGAACATCCATGCATGCGAGGCGGCCGGCATCGATCCGGTGATCTCGGTGGCTTGCGACGAGAATCCTCCAGCCTGGCGGGAGTGGCACCGCGAACCGGCAGAATGCGACAACCCTGCAGACCCTATCGCATCGCTTGAAAACCCCAGCGGGACGAGCGCTCTACGCCTATTGCGAAAGCAGACGGTCGAGCCGGTCTTCGGAACCATCGAATCGGTCATGGGCTATTGCCCGTTCTCGCTACGCGGTTTGAAGCAGGTCACGGACGAGTGGACGCTGGTCTGCCTGGAGTGGAACTTGAAGCGCATGGCCAAATTGTGCCCACAGTAG